In one Populus nigra chromosome 12, ddPopNigr1.1, whole genome shotgun sequence genomic region, the following are encoded:
- the LOC133669743 gene encoding general negative regulator of transcription subunit 3-like isoform X5, with amino-acid sequence MWYVGELESQIDSFEAEIEGLTVKKGKTRPPRLTHLEASITRHKLHIKKLELILRLLDNDELSPEQVNDVKDFLDDYVERNQEDFDDFSDVDDLYNSLPLDKVESLEDLVTIGPPGLVKGAPVHSLKTSLVTSAPQMPATVASTHHEGAVVQDQADDTTSQDSNSDIVARTPPAKSSMVGSSAASTPTGNHAPISVNVQAQTLPGLSAASPTLPGSTSVRGVLENAAPSNPSSPAALGNSMKEEEIAGFPGRRSSPSLADAGLARGIGRGGLSSQPSSSIPLSPGVIPSNGAHGSVPLASDIAKRNILGTDDRIGSAGMVQPLASPLSNRMILPQAGDGTSAVDTSSAGEAATMGGRVFSPLVTGMQWRPGSSFQNQNEPGQFRARTEIAPDQREKFLQRLQQVQQQGHSNILGMPPLTGGNHKQYSAQQNPLLQQFNSQSSSVSQASLGLGVQASGFNTVTSAALQQPNSIHQQSSQQVVMSSGAKDAANDAELGHSTVEEQQLKQNLPEDSTIESTLTSGLGKSLVNEDELTSPYAMDTSAGASDSLTEPLQVPRDIDLSPGQLLQSSQPSSGLGVIGRRSVSDLGAIGDNLTGSAVNSGAMHNQLYNLQMLEAAYHKLPQPKDSERARSYIPRHPAATPPSYPQVQLPMASNPAFWERLSMHSYGTDTLFFAFYYQQNTYQQYLAAKELKKQSWRYHRKYNTWFQRHEEPKVTTDEYEQGTYVYFDFHVGNEDKQGWCQRIKTEFTFEYNYLEDELIV; translated from the exons ATGTGGTAT GTTGGGGAACTGGAATCTCAGATTGATAGCTTTGAAGCTGAGATTGAGGGGCTTACTGTTAAGAAAGGAAAGACAAGGCCACCCAGACTG ACACATTTAGAGGCATCCATTACACGTCACAAGCTTCACATAAAGAAGTTAGAGTTGATCCTGAGGCTACTAGACAACGATGAGTTGAGTCCTGAGCAGGTTAATGATGTTAAAGACTTCCTAGATGACTATGTGGAACGTAATCAG gaagattttgatgattttagtgaTGTTGATGATCTTTACAACTCATTACCATTAGACAAGGTTGAATCTCTTGAAGACCTGGTTACAATTGGTCCTCCTGGTCTTGTGAAG GGTGCCCCCGTTCACAGCTTAAAGACTTCCTTGGTGACATCTGCTCCTCAAATGCCT GCCACTGTTGCTTCTACTCATCATGAGGGTGCTGTTGTTCAAGATCAAGCCGATGATACTACTTCACAGGATAGTAATTCTGATATTGTTGCAAGAACTCCTCCTGCCAAAAGTAGCATGGTTGGTTCTTCTGCTGCATCAACACCAACTGGGAACCATGCACCTATTTCTGTGAATGTTCAGGCTCAAACATTGCCTGGTTTGTCAGCAGCTTCACCAACTCTTCCTGGTTCAACTTCTGTTCGAGGTGTCTTGGAAAATGCAGCTCCTTCTAATCCTTCTTCTCCCGCAGCACTTGGCAATTCTATGAAGGAGGAAGAAATTGCAGGCTTTCCTGGCCGTAGATCATCACCTTCTCTTGCTGATGCTGGATTAGCAAGGGGCATTGGTAGAGGTGGCCTCTCTAGCCAGCCCTCGTCCAGTATCCCCCTCAGTCCTGGTGTTATTCCTAGCAACGGGGCTCATGGTTCAGTACCTTTAGCTTCTGACATTGCAAAGAGAAATATTTTGGGAACTGATGATAGAATTGGGAGTGCTGGAATGGTGCAGCCTCTGGCTTCCCCACTAAGTAATCGAATGATCTTGCCTCAGGCTGGTGATGGAACCAGTGCAGTTGATACTAGTAGTGCTGGTGAAGCTGCTACTATGGGTGGCAGAGTTTTCTCTCCTTTGGTCACTGGCATGCAATGGAGACCTGGGAGTTCCTTTCAAAATCAGAATGAACCG GGCCAATTTCGTGCAAGAACTGAAATAGCTCCTGATCAGAGAGAGAAATTTTTGCAGCGTCTTCAGCAAGTCCAGCAGCAAGGTCACAGTAACATTCTTGGCATGCCGCCTCTTACTGGTGGGAATCATAAGCAGTATTCTGCCCAACAAAACCCCCTTTTGCAGCAG TTTAATTCTCAAAGTTCATCTGTCTCTCAAGCTAGTTTAGGACTTGGAGTGCAGGCATCAGGTTTCAATACTGTTACATCTGCTGCTTTACAGCAGCCAAATTCCATCCATCAGCAGTCTAGTCAGCAAGTTGTGATGTCAAGTGGTGCGAAAGATGCTG CAAATGATGCAGAACTTGGCCATTCAACAGTTGAGGAGCAGCAGCTAAAGCAGAATTTACCTGAGGATTCAACCATCGAATCTACTCTTACATCTGGGCTTGGAAAAAGTCTTGTGAATGAGGATGAACTCACATCTCCATATGCAATGGATACTTCT GCTGGGGCATCTGATTCCTTGACAGAGCCTTTACAAGTGccaagagatattgatctctcTCCAGGGCAACTCCTACAATCCAGTCAACCATCTAGTGGCCTAGGTGTTATTGGCCGGAGAAGTGTATCGGACCTTGGTGCCATTGGCGATAATCTCACTGGATCTGCTGTAAATTCTGGGGCAATGCACAATCAGTTATACAATTTACAGATGCTTGAGGCTGCATATCACAAGCTTCCTCAACCTAAAGACTCAGAACGAGCTAGGAGCTATATTCCA AGGCACCCGGCAGCCACCCCTCCTAGCTATCCTCAAGTTCAGTTACCAATGGCAAGTAACCCTGCATTCTGGGAACGTCTAAGCATGCATAGTTATGGAACTGATACCTTGTTCTTTGCTTTTTACTATCAACAG AATACCTATCAGCAGTATCTGGCTGCGAAAGAGCTAAAGAAGCAATCTTGGAGATACCACAGAAAATACAACACCTGGTTTCAACGGCATGAGGAGCCAAAAGTTACCACTGATGAATATGAACAGGGGACATATGTGTATTTTGATTTCCATGTTGGCAATGAGGACAAACAaggatg GTGTCAAAGAATCAAGACAGAGTTCACTTTTGAGTATAACTATCTTGAAGATGAACTGATTGTCTAG